Proteins encoded in a region of the bacterium BMS3Abin14 genome:
- the ttrB_3 gene encoding tetrathionate reductase subunit B precursor → MKKPEFSSQREHKVARRSFLKGVALGSAALVLPARDADASIWEAFFQKHFREMNDKELKKVLERLEREYAKKYDVDIKVSANKALPGVLFGYGLDLSRCIGCRRCVYACVDENNQSRDPQIHWITVLRFKKGDKWGNDLENADKYYNPAKVPEDGYFYMPTQCQQCENPPCVRACPTQATWKEDDGIVVVDYNWCIGCRYCMAACPYGARHFNWTSPGIPKKEINPDTHYLGNRPRYHGIVEKCTFCIQRTRNTPGRYPACVEVCPVGARKFGNMLDPASEIRYCIENKRIFRWKEDLNTYPKFFYFFAT, encoded by the coding sequence ATGAAGAAACCCGAGTTCAGCTCTCAGCGGGAACACAAGGTTGCCAGGCGGAGCTTCCTGAAAGGGGTGGCCCTGGGATCCGCCGCGCTGGTTTTGCCGGCCAGGGATGCTGACGCCTCGATCTGGGAAGCCTTTTTTCAGAAGCACTTCCGTGAGATGAACGACAAGGAATTGAAGAAGGTTCTTGAGCGACTCGAGCGGGAATATGCAAAAAAATACGATGTGGATATCAAAGTCTCCGCCAACAAGGCTCTTCCGGGAGTCCTGTTCGGTTACGGTCTTGACCTGTCCAGGTGTATCGGCTGCCGTCGTTGTGTGTATGCCTGTGTCGATGAGAACAACCAGTCAAGGGATCCGCAGATCCACTGGATTACGGTTCTTCGGTTCAAAAAGGGAGACAAGTGGGGCAACGATCTGGAGAACGCCGACAAGTATTATAATCCTGCCAAGGTTCCGGAGGATGGATACTTCTATATGCCTACCCAGTGTCAGCAATGCGAGAACCCTCCCTGTGTCCGAGCCTGCCCTACCCAGGCCACATGGAAAGAGGACGATGGCATAGTGGTCGTGGATTACAACTGGTGCATAGGCTGCCGTTACTGCATGGCGGCCTGTCCCTATGGCGCGAGACATTTCAACTGGACCAGCCCGGGTATTCCTAAAAAAGAGATCAATCCGGACACTCATTACCTGGGAAACAGGCCCCGGTATCACGGTATCGTCGAGAAGTGTACTTTTTGCATCCAGAGGACAAGAAATACACCCGGTCGTTATCCGGCCTGCGTGGAGGTCTGTCCGGTTGGCGCGCGAAAGTTCGGAAATATGCTGGATCCTGCGAGCGAGATTCGATACTGCATTGAAAACAAGCGCATTTTCAGGTGGAAAGAGGATCTGAATACGTATCCCAAGTTCTTCTACTTCTTCGCCACATAG
- the lysC gene encoding aspartokinase: protein MALVVQKFGGTSVGSIEKIRHVAEIAKRAKDGGNEVVVVVSAMAGETNKLVALCAAVMEPPDPREYDVVVSTGEQVTIGLLSMALKTMGADSISLLGSQIAIHTDPVHSKARIHRIDDGKIRENLKAGRVVVLPGFQGVDENGNVTTLGRGGSDTSAVAIAAALKADACEIYTDVEGIFTADPNVVADARKISRISYDEMLEMASQGAKVLQIRSVEFAKKYHVPLHVRSTFSDVEGTWVIKEDYDMEKVVVSGVTCDKNEAKISVLRVPDRPGIAASLFGPIARANINVDMIIQNISVDGYTDMTFTVPRTDLTQALGIVRKVSKDIGARDVLTDEKVAKIAVIGTGMRNHSGVASRMFSALADEGINIMMVSTSEIKVSCVVKMKYAELAVRILHEAFDLGTESV from the coding sequence ATGGCGTTAGTTGTTCAGAAATTCGGCGGAACATCGGTGGGCAGTATCGAGAAGATCCGCCATGTGGCCGAAATTGCCAAGAGGGCGAAGGACGGCGGCAACGAGGTGGTGGTAGTCGTCTCAGCCATGGCCGGTGAGACCAACAAACTGGTTGCTCTTTGCGCTGCCGTCATGGAGCCGCCGGATCCCAGGGAATACGATGTCGTCGTGTCTACCGGTGAGCAGGTCACTATCGGTCTACTGTCCATGGCCCTTAAAACCATGGGCGCCGATTCCATCTCGCTGCTGGGTTCCCAGATCGCCATACATACCGACCCCGTGCATTCAAAAGCGAGGATCCACAGAATAGATGACGGAAAAATTCGCGAAAACCTGAAAGCCGGCCGGGTAGTAGTTCTGCCCGGGTTTCAGGGCGTGGATGAGAACGGAAACGTTACCACCCTGGGCAGGGGAGGTTCGGACACCTCCGCCGTGGCCATTGCCGCAGCGCTCAAGGCAGATGCCTGTGAAATCTACACGGACGTTGAGGGTATCTTTACTGCCGATCCAAACGTAGTTGCGGATGCCAGGAAAATATCCCGGATCTCCTACGACGAGATGCTCGAGATGGCAAGCCAGGGGGCCAAGGTGCTCCAGATCCGTTCGGTTGAATTTGCCAAAAAGTACCATGTTCCCCTGCACGTGCGCTCGACCTTCAGTGATGTCGAGGGGACCTGGGTTATAAAGGAGGATTACGATATGGAAAAGGTAGTGGTTTCGGGGGTGACATGTGACAAGAACGAGGCCAAAATTTCCGTCCTCAGGGTTCCAGACAGGCCCGGGATCGCCGCGAGCCTCTTCGGACCCATAGCCAGGGCCAATATCAATGTGGACATGATTATCCAGAATATCAGCGTCGACGGATACACGGACATGACCTTTACCGTTCCCAGAACCGATCTGACGCAGGCTCTCGGCATTGTGCGAAAGGTCAGCAAAGATATCGGAGCCAGGGATGTCCTTACGGACGAAAAGGTGGCGAAAATCGCCGTCATAGGCACAGGGATGCGAAATCATTCCGGCGTGGCATCCAGAATGTTTAGCGCTCTCGCGGATGAGGGCATAAATATAATGATGGTAAGCACCTCGGAGATCAAGGTGTCCTGCGTTGTGAAGATGAAGTATGCCGAGCTTGCTGTTCGTATTCTTCACGAGGCATTTGATCTTGGAACGGAGAGCGTATAG
- a CDS encoding cofactor-independent phosphoglycerate mutase, with protein sequence MNEKRKYIVLLGDGMADRPMDELGGKTPLEVADTPNMDRMSMSGIIGLARTIPAGMALGSDVANLSVLGYDPATVYTGRSPIEAAGMGVALGPDDVAFRCNLVTLGLPGPDGPDTALPLGEIDPRWIMVDFAGGHPSGPEAESILATLSENLAGNGIEFHPGVSYRHLVVWRNGLDDLETAPPHDLTDQPVGAGWPRGEAADVVLDLMKRSVQALPGNPANRARVESGANPVNAIWLWGQGKRPHISHFHDRYGIDGAMITAVDLLRGLGVSVGFTVVDVPGATGYLDTNYSGKALAALSALEKVDLVYLHVEAPDEASHGGSLENKLRALEDFDAEVVGPVLEGMRATGKPFRALVMPDHATPLAIKTHSGEPVPFAVLDSENTGNGSGLAYSERNAQSTGLLLDRGHELMGRFIEGKL encoded by the coding sequence ATGAACGAAAAACGTAAATATATCGTACTGCTCGGAGATGGGATGGCCGATCGCCCGATGGATGAACTGGGGGGGAAGACCCCTCTTGAAGTGGCTGATACACCCAATATGGACCGAATGTCCATGAGCGGTATTATTGGCCTTGCACGAACCATCCCCGCGGGGATGGCGTTGGGCAGCGACGTCGCCAACCTTTCAGTCCTCGGTTACGACCCTGCTACGGTCTACACCGGCCGGTCCCCCATTGAGGCCGCAGGCATGGGCGTTGCTCTTGGCCCTGACGATGTGGCCTTCCGCTGCAATCTTGTCACCCTGGGCCTGCCAGGCCCGGATGGGCCGGACACGGCGCTGCCATTAGGGGAGATTGATCCTCGATGGATCATGGTGGATTTTGCCGGCGGACATCCCAGCGGCCCAGAGGCTGAGTCCATATTAGCGACCCTGAGCGAGAACCTTGCGGGGAACGGGATCGAGTTTCACCCGGGCGTTTCCTACAGGCATCTTGTGGTCTGGAGGAACGGGTTGGACGATCTCGAGACAGCCCCTCCTCACGACCTGACCGATCAGCCTGTCGGGGCGGGGTGGCCGCGTGGAGAGGCCGCGGACGTGGTGCTGGACCTGATGAAGCGTTCGGTTCAGGCCCTTCCTGGGAACCCTGCAAACCGTGCAAGGGTTGAATCAGGGGCAAACCCCGTGAACGCCATCTGGCTATGGGGCCAGGGTAAACGCCCCCACATTTCCCATTTTCACGACAGGTATGGAATTGACGGCGCCATGATAACGGCTGTTGACCTGTTGAGGGGATTGGGCGTTTCCGTCGGGTTTACCGTTGTGGATGTTCCAGGGGCGACGGGATATCTGGATACGAACTATTCCGGCAAGGCTCTGGCTGCTCTAAGCGCCCTGGAGAAGGTTGATCTGGTCTACCTGCACGTCGAGGCTCCGGACGAGGCCTCCCACGGCGGTTCGCTCGAAAATAAGCTCAGGGCGCTGGAGGATTTTGATGCCGAAGTGGTTGGCCCTGTCCTCGAAGGAATGAGGGCCACCGGGAAACCATTCAGAGCGCTGGTGATGCCGGATCATGCCACTCCCCTTGCCATCAAGACCCATTCCGGGGAACCGGTGCCCTTTGCCGTCCTGGACTCCGAGAACACCGGTAACGGCTCCGGCCTTGCCTACTCGGAGAGGAACGCACAGAGCACGGGCCTGCTCCTGGATAGGGGACATGAGCTCATGGGGAGATTTATCGAGGGGAAGTTGTAA
- the leuA_1 gene encoding 2-isopropylmalate synthase gives MAGAKKTEDEDRVVVYDTTLRDGTQAEEISLQVKDKIAIAHCLDELGIDFIEGGWPGSNPRDMEFFEKTASLKLDISRIAAFGSTRRKKTRAADDPQIQALLRASEVITIFGKSWHLHVKEALRTSLEENLDMIHDSVSYLKANADLVFYDAEHFFDGYKDDPEYALRTLQAAHKASADCLVLCDTNGGTLPSEMEKIVLEVQGAIPDARLGAHMHNDSECAVANSLLFLQLGGRHVQGTINGWGERCGNANLCSIIPALSQKMGMKTSVSPEKLSRLREISRTISEFANMAPYSRQPYVGRSAFAHKGGIHVSAIQRNRRTYEHTDPSSVGNRTRVLLSDLSGRSNILFKAAELGIRMDDKDPAIARVLEEIKELENRGFLYESAEASFELLLKKAMGKHRRFFGLKGFRVIDEKREWDKPPLSEATIMVEVDGSVEHTASVGHGPVDAMDAALRKALTKFYPVLSEVKLLDYKVRILPENKGTAAVTRVIIESGDGKTRWSTVGVSANILEASWQALVDSIEYKLLRAEEGEG, from the coding sequence ATGGCCGGAGCGAAAAAAACAGAGGATGAAGACAGAGTTGTTGTCTACGATACGACCCTGCGGGATGGTACTCAGGCCGAGGAGATCAGCCTTCAGGTCAAGGATAAAATAGCTATCGCCCATTGTCTTGATGAACTTGGGATCGATTTCATTGAGGGTGGATGGCCGGGATCCAACCCCAGGGATATGGAGTTTTTCGAGAAGACGGCAAGCCTGAAACTGGACATTTCACGCATTGCGGCTTTCGGGTCTACCCGGCGCAAAAAGACCAGGGCGGCTGACGACCCCCAGATCCAGGCGCTTCTACGGGCTTCCGAGGTCATAACCATCTTCGGCAAGAGTTGGCACCTTCACGTAAAGGAGGCCCTGAGGACATCCCTGGAGGAGAATCTCGATATGATCCATGATTCGGTCTCCTACCTCAAAGCCAACGCGGACCTTGTTTTTTATGATGCAGAGCATTTTTTCGACGGCTATAAGGACGATCCGGAATACGCGCTCAGAACCTTACAGGCCGCGCACAAGGCCTCGGCCGACTGCCTTGTTCTCTGCGACACCAACGGGGGGACACTGCCCAGCGAAATGGAGAAGATCGTCCTGGAGGTCCAGGGAGCGATCCCCGACGCCAGACTTGGAGCCCACATGCACAACGATTCCGAGTGCGCTGTTGCCAACTCCCTCCTCTTCCTTCAGTTGGGCGGTCGGCACGTTCAGGGAACCATCAATGGGTGGGGCGAAAGGTGCGGAAACGCCAACCTGTGTTCCATCATCCCGGCCCTCAGCCAGAAAATGGGGATGAAAACATCCGTTTCCCCTGAGAAATTGTCGAGATTGAGGGAGATTTCGAGGACAATTTCTGAATTTGCCAACATGGCCCCCTATTCCCGGCAGCCCTACGTTGGAAGGAGCGCCTTTGCACACAAGGGGGGCATACACGTTTCGGCCATCCAGCGGAATCGTCGGACGTACGAGCATACCGACCCGTCTTCAGTCGGCAACCGGACCAGAGTCCTGCTTTCCGATCTCTCGGGGAGGAGCAATATCCTTTTCAAGGCGGCTGAGTTGGGGATCCGCATGGATGACAAGGACCCCGCCATCGCAAGGGTCCTCGAAGAGATAAAGGAACTTGAAAACAGGGGCTTTCTGTACGAGTCGGCCGAGGCGTCGTTTGAACTTCTCCTGAAAAAGGCAATGGGAAAACATCGCAGATTCTTCGGGCTCAAAGGGTTCAGAGTGATAGATGAGAAGCGGGAATGGGATAAGCCGCCCCTTTCGGAGGCCACAATAATGGTCGAGGTGGACGGCAGCGTGGAACACACAGCTTCCGTCGGGCACGGCCCGGTTGATGCCATGGATGCCGCCTTGCGCAAAGCGCTGACCAAATTTTACCCTGTTCTCAGCGAGGTCAAGCTGCTGGACTACAAGGTCAGAATCCTGCCTGAGAACAAGGGGACGGCGGCCGTCACCCGGGTAATAATCGAGTCCGGCGACGGAAAGACCAGGTGGTCCACTGTTGGGGTTTCCGCGAATATTCTCGAGGCTTCCTGGCAGGCCCTCGTTGATTCCATTGAGTACAAGCTCCTGCGTGCGGAAGAGGGGGAGGGATAG
- a CDS encoding polysulfide reductase, NrfD: MPDLMKHFLMALKQIVKGSRGYYIWLGILGFFMLLGWSTYVVQLEKGLIVTAMRDQVSWGFYLSNFTFLVGVAAAAVLLVIPAYIYNFKPIKEIVLFSEMLAISAIFMCIMFIMVDLGRPDRVWHLFPFFGTMNFPSSLLAWDVLVLNGYLFLNLTVVFYVMYRIAHNLEYSMAVVKPLVILSIPWAISIHTVTAFLYNGLPARPFWNASILAPRFLASAFCSGPALMIIIFQILRKISDLEIEDSAIAKIAELIAYAMGFNLFLFGAEMFKEFYSGTAELAPLKYLYFGLKGHNALVPWLWTALIFNLIAFFLFLSPRARNNVVTLNMACVLVIIGVYIEKGMGLVVPGFIPGTLGEIYEYSPTHAEIFVALGVWATGALIYTLMLKVAIPIYTGRLRFVGGVATVGESAAVHGSVTASE, translated from the coding sequence ATGCCGGATCTAATGAAACATTTTCTTATGGCCCTCAAGCAGATCGTAAAGGGCAGCCGCGGCTATTACATCTGGCTCGGCATCCTCGGTTTCTTCATGCTCCTGGGGTGGAGCACCTACGTCGTTCAGCTGGAAAAGGGCCTCATCGTCACAGCCATGCGCGATCAGGTTTCCTGGGGATTCTACCTCTCGAACTTCACATTTCTGGTGGGCGTTGCGGCCGCGGCCGTGCTCCTGGTCATCCCTGCATATATCTACAACTTCAAACCCATCAAGGAGATCGTGCTCTTCAGCGAGATGTTGGCCATTAGCGCTATCTTCATGTGCATCATGTTTATCATGGTCGATCTCGGCCGTCCCGACAGGGTCTGGCATCTTTTTCCGTTCTTCGGCACCATGAACTTTCCAAGTTCTCTTCTGGCGTGGGACGTGCTGGTTCTTAACGGTTACCTCTTTTTGAACCTGACGGTTGTTTTTTATGTCATGTACCGTATAGCCCACAACCTGGAATACAGCATGGCCGTGGTCAAACCACTGGTGATCCTCTCCATACCCTGGGCCATAAGCATCCACACGGTAACGGCGTTTCTCTACAATGGCCTGCCGGCGCGCCCCTTCTGGAATGCGTCCATCCTTGCGCCCCGTTTCCTGGCTTCAGCTTTCTGCTCCGGTCCGGCGCTCATGATCATCATTTTCCAGATCCTCCGGAAGATATCCGATCTGGAGATCGAGGACAGCGCTATTGCAAAGATTGCCGAGTTGATCGCCTACGCCATGGGGTTTAACCTCTTCCTTTTCGGCGCCGAGATGTTCAAGGAGTTCTATTCGGGTACCGCTGAACTTGCGCCGCTCAAATATCTGTATTTTGGTCTTAAGGGGCACAATGCTCTGGTGCCATGGCTCTGGACGGCTCTGATATTTAACCTGATAGCCTTTTTCCTCTTCCTTTCTCCCAGGGCCAGGAATAACGTGGTAACCCTGAACATGGCGTGTGTGCTGGTTATCATAGGAGTATACATCGAGAAGGGGATGGGACTCGTCGTCCCGGGTTTCATCCCGGGGACCCTGGGCGAGATTTACGAATATTCTCCCACCCATGCCGAGATCTTTGTCGCCCTCGGGGTCTGGGCGACTGGAGCGCTCATCTATACACTGATGCTGAAGGTTGCGATCCCGATCTATACAGGCAGGCTGAGGTTCGTTGGGGGTGTCGCAACGGTGGGCGAATCAGCGGCCGTCCATGGATCGGTGACAGCTTCCGAGTAG
- a CDS encoding doubled CXXCH motif: MRKIQVLTVLLGAVLVMTPLAARSDSKTHSGKTVAQSEPAGRVEQPIPNLFITPPPLSPGIFPCSDCHADMKTNPKRRKLTEFHEDIRLIHHAEKQRWCLDCHNPDDRDYLRLASGKLVTFGESYYLCGQCHGTIFRDWKAGVHGKRTGEWNGKKIYRLCVQCHNPHNPRFKPITPKPPPIKPADIK, translated from the coding sequence ATGAGAAAAATTCAGGTTCTGACGGTCCTTCTTGGTGCGGTCCTTGTGATGACGCCCCTGGCGGCCCGTTCGGACTCAAAGACCCATTCCGGCAAAACTGTTGCCCAGTCCGAGCCTGCCGGGAGGGTGGAACAGCCTATTCCGAACCTCTTTATTACGCCCCCACCATTGTCGCCAGGTATTTTTCCATGTTCCGACTGCCATGCCGACATGAAGACCAATCCCAAGAGGCGTAAACTCACAGAATTTCACGAGGACATCAGACTGATCCACCATGCCGAAAAACAGCGTTGGTGTCTGGATTGCCACAACCCTGATGATCGGGACTATCTGCGTCTTGCAAGCGGGAAACTGGTCACTTTCGGGGAGTCCTATTATCTCTGCGGCCAGTGCCATGGAACGATTTTCAGGGATTGGAAGGCCGGCGTTCACGGGAAACGCACGGGGGAGTGGAACGGCAAGAAGATCTACCGTCTATGTGTCCAGTGCCACAATCCGCACAACCCCAGGTTCAAGCCTATCACTCCAAAACCCCCTCCCATTAAACCGGCGGATATCAAGTAG
- the hom gene encoding homoserine dehydrogenase, producing MKSVKIGIIGLGNIGCGVMEILQRNSGLLASRLGASIEVVRVADIDPDRPRDVTVPEGVMTVDAMDVINDPEVQIVVELIGGIEPARSYILAAINRGKHIVTANKALLSTHWSELSKKAGAKGVTLGFEGSVAGGIPLVRTIKVGLVANRILSVTGIINGTCNYILTRMHKEHMTFSSVLGDAQDKGYAEADPAMDVDGVDAAQKLAILVNLCFNIPVSPEDFPYQGISRLIPLDLEVAEDFGCRIKLLATAGRSGGEVEAWVHPSLVPEGHPLASVDGIFNAVYIQDDNLGPSLYYGRGAGRLPTGSAVVSDVVSCVRDILSGAVERIPVSGYRTISNSEPPMKLAGNTASEFYVRVSAHDSPGVLSTISGILGKHGISISSVIQRGRETDPGGGVPLVMITHEAVFSRMLEALQEIDALDVTIGESFLMRILMTS from the coding sequence GTGAAATCTGTAAAGATAGGAATCATTGGCCTGGGAAACATCGGGTGCGGGGTCATGGAGATCCTTCAGCGCAACTCAGGCCTCCTGGCAAGCCGTCTGGGCGCGTCCATCGAGGTTGTCCGCGTGGCCGACATCGATCCGGACCGCCCCAGGGACGTAACTGTCCCTGAGGGGGTCATGACTGTCGATGCCATGGATGTGATCAACGATCCTGAGGTTCAGATCGTGGTGGAACTCATCGGCGGCATCGAACCGGCGCGGAGCTATATACTTGCGGCAATCAACAGGGGAAAGCACATTGTCACCGCCAACAAGGCCCTCCTTTCAACCCATTGGTCCGAGCTTTCGAAAAAGGCCGGGGCGAAGGGGGTGACCCTCGGGTTCGAGGGCAGCGTTGCAGGAGGAATCCCCCTCGTTCGCACAATCAAGGTCGGGCTCGTGGCAAACCGGATCCTCTCCGTGACCGGCATCATAAACGGGACCTGCAACTACATACTGACCCGCATGCACAAGGAGCACATGACCTTCTCCAGTGTTCTCGGGGATGCGCAGGATAAGGGGTATGCCGAGGCCGATCCGGCCATGGACGTCGATGGTGTCGATGCTGCCCAGAAACTGGCCATTCTGGTCAACCTTTGCTTCAATATTCCCGTTTCCCCGGAAGATTTTCCGTACCAGGGGATTTCCCGGTTGATTCCGCTGGATCTCGAAGTGGCCGAGGATTTCGGGTGCCGGATCAAACTCCTCGCGACTGCCGGGCGATCCGGCGGCGAGGTTGAGGCGTGGGTCCATCCGTCACTTGTCCCGGAAGGGCATCCGCTTGCCTCAGTGGACGGGATTTTTAACGCGGTCTATATCCAGGACGACAACCTCGGGCCATCCCTGTATTATGGCAGGGGAGCGGGAAGGCTTCCCACCGGGAGCGCCGTGGTCTCGGATGTGGTTTCCTGTGTCCGGGACATCCTGTCCGGGGCGGTGGAGAGGATACCCGTGAGCGGTTACAGGACCATAAGCAATAGTGAACCGCCCATGAAGCTTGCGGGGAATACAGCCAGCGAGTTCTATGTCAGGGTCTCCGCTCACGACAGCCCCGGTGTTCTCTCCACCATCTCCGGTATCCTGGGAAAGCACGGGATCAGCATCAGTTCTGTAATCCAGCGGGGCCGTGAGACGGACCCGGGGGGTGGGGTGCCCCTTGTGATGATTACCCATGAGGCCGTTTTCTCACGGATGTTAGAGGCCCTTCAGGAGATCGATGCCCTGGACGTGACGATCGGGGAGAGTTTTTTGATGAGGATATTAATGACTTCGTAA